A genomic region of Acidobacteriota bacterium contains the following coding sequences:
- a CDS encoding class II aldolase/adducin family protein codes for MSNVVVHRVRSGSLGGSAYFMTPELGFRRVPDGEGLARAIADYVTPLAGARFVIGNRLDEDLPRELWEGDERSRELAEYGRRLAAMNLLPSVFDIKSVLDERDLRLAMKLFGLKQLSYGNLSVRRDAETFWMSGRGVDKGNLRQVGRDIFLVKGYDPATRTILLSVPPGTDPTARVSVDAIEHFKIYSRIPEVGAIVHVHAWMDGVPATLQSWPCGTEQLADEVLDLVLAAPDPSRAVIGLKNHGLTITGRSLADIFARIEGRLVQEIPALE; via the coding sequence ATGTCGAACGTCGTCGTCCACCGCGTCCGCAGCGGTTCGCTCGGCGGTTCGGCCTACTTCATGACGCCCGAACTCGGCTTCCGCCGGGTCCCCGACGGCGAGGGCCTCGCGCGCGCCATCGCCGACTACGTCACGCCGCTCGCCGGGGCACGCTTCGTCATCGGCAACCGGCTGGACGAGGATCTGCCGCGGGAGCTGTGGGAGGGGGACGAGCGGTCGCGGGAGCTGGCCGAGTACGGCCGGCGCCTGGCGGCGATGAACCTCCTGCCGAGCGTCTTCGACATCAAGTCGGTCCTCGACGAGCGCGACCTTCGGCTCGCGATGAAGCTCTTCGGCCTCAAGCAGCTCTCCTACGGGAACCTCTCGGTCCGGCGCGACGCGGAGACCTTCTGGATGTCGGGGCGCGGCGTGGACAAGGGGAACCTGCGGCAGGTGGGCCGGGACATCTTCCTCGTCAAGGGGTACGATCCCGCGACGCGGACGATCCTGCTCTCCGTGCCGCCGGGCACCGACCCGACGGCGCGCGTTTCGGTCGACGCCATCGAGCACTTCAAGATCTACAGCCGGATCCCCGAGGTCGGAGCGATCGTGCACGTGCACGCCTGGATGGACGGGGTTCCGGCGACGCTGCAGAGCTGGCCGTGCGGCACCGAGCAGCTCGCCGACGAGGTGCTCGATCTCGTGCTCGCCGCACCCGACCCGTCGCGGGCGGTGATCGGCCTGAAGAACCACGGCCTGACGATCACGGGCCGCTCGCTGGCCGACATCTTCGCCCGGATCGAAGGCCGGCTCGTGCAGGAGATCCCGGCGCTGGAGTGA